Sequence from the Paenibacillus riograndensis SBR5 genome:
CAAAACGGGCTAAAGGATAAAATTGCCGGCCTGGGCAAAGAGATCAGTTCGCTCCGCAATGCATACATCACAGAGAGCGAGCAAACCAGCAAACGGCAGAAGCTGCTGGAGGAGACACAGAGCGGACTCCGCAAATGGGAGCAGAAGCGTGAAGCCCAGGTTTCCCGGCATGAGACGATGAAGGAAATGCAGGATGATTTTGACGGATTTATGCTCGGCGTCAAAGAGGTGCTGAAGGGTGCGCGCAAAGGTCAGCTAAGTGGCGTACACGGTGCTGTCGCTGAGCTGATCTCCGTTCCGGAGAAGCTGGAAATGGCTGTCGAGACTGCGCTGGGCGCTTCGCTCCAGCATGTGGTAATGGATAACGAGGCGGTGTCCCGGCAAGCGATTAGCTTTCTGAAACAGCGTCAGCTGGGACGTGCAACCTTTCTGCCGCTCGATGTCATCCGTGCCCGGCAGATCGGCGGAAGCGACCGCAGCATGGTGGAAGGTGCGGACGGTTTTGTTGGAATTGGTTCTGAGCTGGTGGGTTTCGAAGACAGATATGCAAGTATAGTCGGCAGTCTCCTGGGAAATGTGGTTATCGCCGAGAGCCTGGAACAGGCGAACCGCATTGCTGCCAAGTGCCAGTACCGGTATAGAGTGGTGACACTAGAGGGTGACGTTGTCAATGCGGGCGGTTCCATGACTGGGGGAAGCCAGCACAAGAAGAATAACAGCCTGTTAAGCCGTAAGCGTCAGCTGGACCAGTTGTTCAGCGAGATTGAGGAGAGCGAGCGGCAGATCGCGAAGCTGAAGCAGGGCATCAGCCGGCTGCGGGAGGAGCAGGAGAATGCTTCACGGAAGCTGGAGGAGCTGCGCCATAACGGTGATGAGAAGCGTCTGGAGGAGCAGCGCGTCTCTGGTGATCTGAAGCAGCTGGAGCAAGAGCTTCGCCATGTGCAGGAGCAGGTCGACGGAGCCGGTGCCGAGCGCAGCGGGTTCGAGAGCGAGGTACGGGCGCTGGAGGAGAGCCGCAAGCAGGCGGCTGCTGAGCTGGAACGGCTGGAGAAGGAAGAGAAAGAAGCCCATGAGGCGATCCGGAGTGCTGAATCTGCGCGCAAGGCGAATGAGTCGGCTAAGGAAGAGCTGCAGAGCAAGCTGACCGGGATGAAGGTCACAGAGGGCAAGCTGGACCAGGAGATTTTCTCTCTGGAAGAGCAGGTGCGGCGCATGAGACAGGATGCGGGTTCGCAGGATAAAGAGCTGCGCCAGAGCCGCAGTCTGCTGATCACGATAGAGAAGGATCTGGAAGAAAACACGAAGGAAGCTGTGAAGCAGAAAGAAGACCTGAACAGCTATCGGCTGAAAAAAGATGAGACAGCGGCCAAGCTGGATCTGGCGCGCGCCGACCGTGCGGCGTTGACACGCAAGCTGGAGCTGGCCGAAGGCGAAACCAAGGATCAGCGCCAGGCGCTCAAATCCGTTGACGACAAGCTGCGCTCCACAGAAGTAGCCGTAGGGCGGCTTGATGTGGAGCTGGACAACATTCTGCGCAAGCTGAGCGACGACTATGAGCTCAGCTATGAGCTGGCGAAGCAGCGTTATGCGGTGCCTGAGGATGTGCCTGCCGCCCAGATGGAGGTGCAGCGTCTCAAACGCAGCATTTCTTCACTGGGCGAGGTGAATCTGGGAGCGATTGAGGAGTATCAGCGCGTGCATGAGCGGTTTACTTTCCTGAGCGGCCAGAAGGATGACCTGGTAGAAGCTAAAACCACGCTGTACCACGTTATCCGTGAGATGGAAGAGGAAATGTCCAAACGGTTCAAGATGACCTTTGACGCCATCCGCCGTGAATTCGGCACCGTATTCACCAAGCTGTTCGGCGGCGGACGGGCCGATCTGATGCTGCTGGACCCTGAGCATATGCTGGACACAGGGATTGATATTGTCGCCCAGCCTCCCGGCAAAAAACTGCAAAATCTGCAGCTTCTATCCGGTGGAGAGCGGGCACTTACAGCCATGGCGCTGCTGTTCGCCATCCTGCAGGTCAAGCCGGTGCCGTTCTGCGTGCTGGATGAGGTCGAAGCTGCCCTCGATGAAGCCAATGTGGTGCGCTTTGCCCAGTATCTGCGCGAATTCTCGGAACAGACACAGTTTATTGTTGTCACTCACCGCAAGGGAACCATGGAAGAAGCGGATGTGCTCTATGGTGTTACGATGGAAGAAGGCGGCGTATCCAAGCTGGTGTCGGTTAAACTGGAGGATGAGGAAGCGGAGATTGCTTAGTCCAATGGCTTCGAAGCTGGTTATGCCCACAAAACTTTTAGGAGGAACACGATGAGCTTTTTCCGAAAATTAAAAGAAAGCATCTCCGGCAAAACGGAGAGCGTAACAAAACAATTCCGCGACGGTCTGGAAAAGACACGCAAGGGGTTCGTGGAGAAGGTATCCGACCTGATCTCCCGCCGCAAGAAGATAGATGAAGAGTTCTATGAGGAATTGGAAGAGATTCTGATCGGCGCGGATGTCGGTGTAAATACTGTGATGACTCTCGTTGAGGAACTGAGAGCAGAAGTGAGGCAGAAGCGTATCGAGGATGCATCCGAGCTGCAGCCCATTCTGTCCCGGAAGCTGATGGAGCTGCTGCGCGGTGACGATGACAACAGCCTGAGGGAGAACCCGGACGGCATTACTGTCATTCTGTTCGTCGGGGTAAACGGTGTCGGCAAGACGACTACCATCGGCAAGCTGGCGCACCGCTACAAACAAGAGGGCAAAAAGGTTCTGCTCGCCGCAGGCGATACCTTCCGGGCGGGGGCCATAGAGCAATTGGAAGTCTGGGGACAGCGTGCGGGTGTAGATGTCATCAAGCAGCAGGCTGGTTCTGACCCGGCTGCTGTGATGTTCGATGCTGTGCAGGCTGCCAAGCAGCGGAATGTGGATGTGCTCATCTGCGACACTGCAGGCAGACTGCAGAACAAAAGCAATCTCATGGAAGAGCTTAACAAAATCTTCCGTGTCATTCAGCGCGAGATTCCCAGTGCACCGCATGAGGTGCTGATGGTGCTGGATGCCACCACGGGTCAGAATGCATTGACCCAGGCCAAGCTTTTTGGTGAAAAAAGCGGTGTCACCGGCCTGGTGCTGACTAAGCTGGACGGCACGGCCAAAGGCGGGATTGTCGTTGCCATCCGTCAGGAAATGAATCTTCCGGTGAAGCTCGTCGGCTTAGGCGAGAAGATGGAGGATTTGCAGCCATTTGACTCTACCCAGTTCGTCCACGCTCTTTTCGCCGGTATGATTTCCGCGGAAGAGGATAACGAAAAACAGGAATAGAGCCAGGTCTTTTTAACCAAACCATAGGAATCTTGGACGCCAAGAGCGGACGTGCCTCTTTAATAGAAGCATCGGCCGCTCTTTTTCATGGAAAATACCATAAAAATTCAATATATGAAAAATTCATAATAGTACTGCTTGTCAACTCTCCCGCATACAATTCTATGTATTCCTCATATACATATCCTTGATCAACACTTTCTGAGAAAGGAAGCGATTTCAAGCCTGTAACATGGATAATAAACTCCACTCTCTTGTTATATATATTGACATTAGCGACATCGTTTACGTATTATGAATGTATATTTTAATATTTTTGTATGTTGATTTTTGAAATATGCAATACTTTGTCAATAAACATAACATACCATATTGATCCGAAAGGAGTCGGGCTCATGTCCAAACTTGATCCTCTGCCCGGACTGTCTCCGTATCCGCTGCAGCATTTTTACGATGAAATGTATGCTGATGAACGGAGTATCCGGCCGCATTACAAACATGTGAACCGCATGTTTTCCGGGATGAGCCCCGAAGAGCTGCAGCTCAAACAGAAAATGATGCAGCGTCGGATGATGGAAGAGGGAATTACCTTTACACTGTACAATCCTGCACAGGACCATCCTATGGAGCGTACGATTCCCTTTGATATGATTCCGCGGATTATCCCCAAAGGGGAATGGGAGCGGCTGGAAGCCGGGATTGTTCAGCGGATCACAGCCTTGAATCTGTTCATTCACGATATTTATCATGAGCAATTCATCGTCAAAGACGGCATTGTGCCGCGCCGCATGATCATCTCCAATTGCTATTTCCGTCCGGAGATGTCCGGCTTGCGGGTGCCCGGCGGCGCTTACGTCACGACCTCGGGGATTGACCTGATCCGTCATCACGACGGGGAATATTATGTGCTTGAGGACAATTTGCGGACTCCTTCAGGGTTTTCCTACCTATTTAAAGGCAGATCCCTGATGAACCAGTTGTTTCCTGAATTGTCTTTGGCCAGCTCCATCCGGGATGTGGATCACAGCTTGAACCGGTTCCTCTCTGTATTGCGCAGCCTTTCCCCGTCCCGGACGAAGGACCCGGTGATTGCCCTGCTGACTCCGGGTGAATATAACTCTGCTTACTATGAACATGCGTTTCTGGCCCAGCAAATGGGAATTCATCTGGTAGAAGGCCGGGATTTGGTTGCCCAGGACCACAAGGTGTATCTGAAGGAAATGAACGGGATGCGGCGCGTGGATGTATTGTACCGCAGATTGGATGATGATTTCTTAGATCCGCTGGCGTTTCAGCCGAATTCACTCCTGGGAGTGGCCGGGTTGATGAATGCCTACCGGGCAGGAAATATTGCCATAGCCAATGCACCGGGAACCGGTGTTGCCGATGATAAAGCGATGTACGTATACGTCCCGGATATGATCCGGTATTATCTGAACGAAGAACCTATTCTGGGCAATGTCCCTACCTATCTGTTGTCCAGGACGATGGAACGCCAGTATGTGCTGGATCATCTGAAAGAAATGGTAGTTAAAGAAACCTCGTTATCCGGCGGGTATGGCATGCTGATTGGCAGCGAGGCCTCCAAAGACGAGCTGGCGGATTTCCGGCTAAAAATTCTTGCCGATCCGGCCCGCTACATCGCCCAGCCCATAATGTCACTGTCGAGAGCACCGGTGCTTTCCGGAGGCCGCATGACTCCGCGCCATATTGACCTGCGGGCATTTGTGCTGATGGGTGCGGACCGCAAGCCGCATGTCATTCCAGGGGGGCTGACCCGTGTCGCCATGAAGGAAGGATCGCTGGTGGTCAACTCATCACAGGGGGGCGGTGTGAAGGATACTTGGGTAATGGCTTAAGGGCAGGAATTGGCAGGATAACGTCAGTATGGAACATTTACAATCATATATCTTAACAAAGTGCGGCATCTATACGTTAACGAGGGAGTGGTACGATGCTGAATCGCAACGCGGAGGCTTTGTTCTGGATTGGCCGATACATTGAGCGGGCGGAGAATCACGCACGGCTGATCGATGTTCATTATCATATTCAACAGGAAGAGGATTTCCGGGCGGAGGGGCACAAGTGGTCCAGACTGATTGATGCGCTGGGTGTCCGGAATGAATATCAACAGCAGTTTGACGGCTTCTCCGAGCAGGATGTTTTATCCTTCATTACACTTGATCTTGGCAATGCTAATTCTTTGTTTTCTTGTGTCCATCAGGCCAGAAATAATCTTCGCACTCTGAGGCAGCATCTCCCCAGCGAGCTGTGGGATATCATCAACAGCTTCAACCTGTGGCTTGGGGAGCAGTCGGTGGCGGATATTCTGAGCGGTCCCCATCAGTTCTACCAGCAGGTAAAAGAGCGTGCGGCCATGTTCCTCGGTGCAGAGCAGTCCGTGATGCTGCGGGGCAATGAATGGCGGTTCATCGGGAGCGGGCGGTTTCTGGAAAGGGCAGAGAATACGACCCGGATTCTGCAGGCGGTAACGGTATCCTGCAAGTCCAAGGATATTAACGCGATCTACACCCAGCTTCAGGCGGTGCTCAAATCAGTAAGCGGCTATCAGGCCTTCCGGCGGTATTATGCAGATGCGATGTCACCGGAGAGCATATTGGAGTTCCTGATCGTGAATGCCTATTTTCCCCGTTCGATCCGCTTCTCGTTCCACAAGCTGGAAGAGCATTTAGCGAAGCTAAGGCTGGATTCTTCCGAGAAAGGCTCCGGACATGAGCGGGTAATCCGCCAGGCCGGCAAGATTAAGGCTGAGCTTGATTATATGGAAAAGGAAGAGATGTCCGGCGATCTAGTGGAGGACGTGCTGCAGTCGTTGATGGGTTCCTGCCAGAAGCTGGGGAGAACGATGGAAGGCGCCTTTTTTCGCCGTGAAGGAGTGTCCGCATGAAAATTCAGATCGATCATACAACGACGTACAGCTACCCGGAGCCGGTTACGGACAGTGTCAATGAAATTCGTCTGACGCCGCGCACCAATTACCGGCAATCCTGCTACCATCATGAGGTAGAAGTATTTCCGCCGGCGAATCTGCTGACGTATGAGGATTTTTTTGGCAACCGGGTTCATGCTTATTCTGTAAATAAGCCGCATACCGAAATGGTGATCCGCACCAAAGCCACTGTGGTTACGCTGGATAAGGCGCAAGGCTCGGATTTGCCGCATATTCCGCTGGAGGAGCAAGTGAAGCTGCTGAATGATGAGAAGTTCCAGAACCGGTATGTGGAGTTCATATTGCCTACCCGTTACACGGAAGTGACACCTGAGCTGGTTGAATTTGCTTCACAGCATCCGTTTGATGCGGCAGAGGATATGTATAAATGGACCCAAAAGCTGTCTTCAACGATTTACGAGCAGTTTACGTATGACCCCGAAGCCACAAGTGTCAACACCACTGTTAAAAAAGCGCTGAAGCTCAAACGGGGGGTATGCCAGGATTACGCCCATCTGATGATTGCGGTCTGCCGCAGCGTCGGACTGCCTTCCCGGTATGTCAGCGGTTATCATTTTGTCGGAGATCTTCAGGGCGGCAATGCCGATTTCGAGCAGGCTTCGCATGCCTGGGTCGAGACGCATATTCCCGGCACCGGCTGGCTGGGCTTTGATCCTACGAATAACATGGAGGTGAACTGGCGGTACATTAAGCTGGGGCATGGCAGGGACTACAAGGATATCGTTCCGGTAAAAGGAGTGTACCGCGGGGTTGGGGGAACGCTGACGGTCAAGGTGGATGTGCGGCAGCTGGAGAAGTGAACGGGTGAATAAGTGAAGGAGTGGCCTCGCGGGAGCGGGGCTTTTTTGAAATATAAGAATTTCTATGCTTCACGCTATAAATTATCCTTCTATATCCCGCTGAAACGGGTACCTGAAAGCGATACTCTGTATCGCTGCTTCGGAAGCATAGACTCTTAAGAAGGACAGCGTAGCCGTTTCTACTTGGCGTTTAACAAACAATATTTGCATAAAATGATTATAATCAGGGCCTGTTTGGGTAATCTTGAAACAGAGCCACTATGGTGGACGACATGGAAAGGGAGTGTACATATGAGCCCAAATATAATGAAAAAGAAGCGTTTCCTCGGTAAAACAGCCATCATTACAGGAGCGGGCTCCGGAATCGGCAGAGCGACAGCGATTCAGATGGCCCGTGAAGGCGCAAATGTAGCATTATTTGATCTGGTTAATGAACGTACCTCCGTTCTGGAACAAAAGCTGAACAAGCTGCGCAAGGACTGTGCCCTGGCCATTGATGTGGACACTTCGGACGAGAAGCGTATGGAAGAGGCGGTGCGCAGGACCGTTGAGCATTTCGGCGGACTGGACATTGTTTTTGCCAATGCCGGCATCAATGGTGCGGTAGGTCCGATTGAGGAGCTGAGTCTGAGTGACTGGGAGCGTACAATGTCCGTGAATCTGACGGGGACTTTCCTGACACTGAAATACAGCATCCCGCATCTCAAGGAAAAGGGTAAAGGAAGCATCATCATCACCAGCTCTATCAACGGAAACAGCCGGTTTGCCAGCTTTGGCTGGTCACCGTACAGCACCACCAAAGCCGGACAGGTTGCTTTTGCCAAAATGGCGGCGCTGGAGCTGGCGAAGTTCAAAATCCGGGTTAACGTTATTTGTCCGGGAGCGATCTCCACTAACATCGATGAAAGTACAGAATTTAATGAGGAAGTGGAAACGATCGTCATCCCGATTGAGTTCCCGGAGGGAGCCCAGCCCCTTGCTGACGGTCCCGGCAAACCGGAAAATGTAGCCGACCTGGTCTCTTTTCTCGCTTCGGATGACGCGATTCATATTACCGGAGCGCAGATCATAATTGATGGCGCCGAATCGCTTTTGTCTTAAAAACCAAGAAACAGCCTTATCCATGGGTCAGAGATGACTAAGGATAAGGCTGCTTTTATGAGGGGGACCGGGTAGCAGTGCTAGTTGGAAAAAGGGAACTTATTTCTCCCCAAAACCAGCAATTGTGAGACTGAAGTGGAAAAAGGAAACTTAATCAGGCCATATTCCTTCATCACGGGCGAACTGAGCCGAATTAGCTGCCCTTTTTCCACCTCAGCTGCGAAAAATTTGGGGGTTCAAGCAAATTAGTTTTCCTTTTTCCACTTGGTATGGCCGAGGGACGGATAAAGGGTTCTCCAGACAACACTACACTGAAATCAAAACGGTCACGTTGTCCGGCGAAGGACGGCGCGGCTGTTTTGTGTTTAAAGATTTAAAGGGCAGCGAAGCCGTTTCCGCCTGTTTTGTAAACAATGTAATTAGATAGTTGTAAAATAACAAACAAAATGATAATATGTCTATATAATTGATGATGAATTGGGTGATGACGTTGGCAGATGGCAATGAATCGATTAGCATTTCCGAAAAGTTCTGGAATGCCTCCATTAGTGAGCTTAAGCAGGGTTACCGGTTTGAAATGCGGGAGCATTCGGGTTTTTATACATGTCTTGTCTGCGGAGAGGAATTTGAGAAGGGTCTGATCTACAAGGAAGACAGCCGTTATTATGAAGCCGGAAAGTATGCAGCTCTTCATGTGGAACAGGTGCATGGCGGCATGTTTAAGTGGCTGCTGGGGCTGGATAAGAAGCTTACAGGACTGACGGAGCTGCAGAAGGGGCTGCTGAATGCTTTCCGGCACAGCCTTAGCGATGGGGATGCTGCCAAGGAGCTCGGTATCGGCAGCACTTCCACGGTGCGCAATCACCGGTTTACGCTGCGGGAAAAGGTGAAGCAGGCGAAGCTGTTCCTTGCGGTGATGGAGCTTGCCGAAGAAAAGCCGGGGGCGTCCTCGCCTTTTGTCAGCATTCCCCGTTCTGCGGTTATGGTTGACGAGCGGTTTGCGATTACCGAGGAAGAGAATGCCGAGATCCTGAGTGCTTATTTCAAGCAGGGGCCGGAAGGTCCGCTCTCAGAGTTCCCAAAGAAACAGAAGCGTAAAGCGGCTATTCTCCGCCAGCTGATCAAGCGTTTTGAAACCGGACGCCAGTACACGGAGAAGGAAGTTAACGCCATCTTGAAGGAAGCTTCATCTGATTATGTAACGCTCCGGCGGTATCTGATCGATTACGGGCTGCTGGACCGTGAGCCTGACGGAAGCACCTACTGGGTTAAATTATAAATGAAGAGGAGACCATGAATCATGGAGAAATCTAAACGTAAAGAGCTGGCCTATAACTATGCGCATTCCCATCGCCCGATGGGGGTCTACCGGATTGTCAATACCAGAAATGATAAGGTTTTTGTGGGCAGCAGCATTAATCTGGACGGCGTCTGGAACAAGCATAAATTCATGCTGGACATCGGAAATCATGAGAACAAAGCGCTTCAGGCAGACTGGAAGGAATTCGGAGAGCAGGCCTTTGTTTTTGAAATTCTGGAGCGGATTAAGCCCGAAGAGGATTTTGTGGCCGAAGTATCCGAGCTGGCCAAATACCGCAAGCTTCTGCCTGATCTGGAGAATAAATGGCTGGAGCAGCTGTCGCCTTACGGAGAACGCGGATATCTGAAGAAGAAATGAAATGCTGTTATTCAGCAGCAGGTGATTTACCTCATCCCTTGTGCTAAACTATAGGCAAAACTGCAATATGCCGGGTTGACTTGCCGGATTCAGAGAGCCTTCCGGCAGAGGAGGGAAGTGCTGTTATGTCGATTTTATCCTGGCTTGCGGAACAGAGGATTCAGGAGGCTATGCGCAGCGGCGAATTTGATAAGCTGCCGGGACATGGCAAACCGCTGGAGCTGGAGGATCTGTCCGGAGTGCCAGAAGAGCTGAGGATGTCCTTCAAAATAATGAAGAACGCCGGCCTGCTGCCTGAAGAAATTACACTGCGCAAGGAATGCGTAACGCTGGAAAAAATGCTCGCGGTTTGTCACAGCAGCGGCACTGCCGCAGACAGCGACAGGAGAGAGCTGAAATCCAGGCTCACTCTGAAAAGGCTTCGCCTTCAGGAGCTGATGCGCCAGCGCGGATTCGAGAACAGCAGCGCATTCTCCGGCTATGGAGACAAGATTCAGGCGCAGCTCACCCGTGAAGAATAAGTTAGGAAGAGAGCCATCGGCCCCGGAAGGGCAGGACGGCTCTCTATTTGTATGTAAAAAGCTTGATATTTTAAAAAGTTTCACCCATCATATGAGAGATACCGCATCATAACAAGTTATGGAGAGATAAGATGAAGCAGCTTCCGATTACACAGGTGCTCCCTGAGCTGAAAACTATATTAAATACCTCTACCGCCGCCGTTTTGACCGCTGAGCCGGGGGCGGGGAAAACGACGGGGACGCCTCCCGCATTTTTGGATGAGCCCTGGATGGCCGGCAAAACCATATTAATGCTGGAGCCGAGAAGGCTGGCCGCCCGCTCGGCCGCCAGCTACATGGCGTCCTCCATGGGCGAAAGTGCCGGACAAACGGTAGGCTACCGTATGCGCAATGACACCAAAGTCGGCCCGGATACAAGAATTGTTGTGGTCACAGAAGGCGTGTTGACCCGGATGCTGCAAAGTGATCCTTCGCTTGGCGAGGTGGGGCTTGTGATTTTTGACGAGTTCCATGAACGCAGCCTTCATGCGGATCTCGGGCTGGCGTTAACCCTGGAAGCACAGGCTGTGCTGCGGGAGGATCTGCGGATTCTTATTATGTCAGCGACCCTCGACAGCGGGCGGGTCTCGGCTATGCTCGGTGGAGCCCCGGTAGTGAATTGCCCGGGCCGGACTTTTCCGGTGGAAACGATCTATCTGCCAGGCTCAGGAGACAGGCAGCTGGAGCAAGCTGCTGCCGCAGCGGTCCGCCGCGCGCTTGCCGAGCAGCCGGGGGATGTGCTCGTTTTTCTGCCCGGGGAGCGTGAAATCCGGCGGACTGGGCGTGAATTGGAGAGCGGTACGCTCCCTCCGGGCACAGTGCTTCGGCCGCTCTATGGGCAGCTGCCGCAGGTCCAGCAGGATGCGGCGGTGGCGGCCTCTGTCCCAGGCGAACGCAAGGTCGTGCTGGCTACTTCCATTGCCGAGACCAGCTTGACGATCGAAGGGGTGCGGACTGTAATTGATACGGGGCTGCGGCGGACCCAGGTATTTTCGCCGCGGACAGGCATGCCCCGGCTGACTACAGTTCCGGTGTCCAAGGCATCGGCCGACCAGCGGCGGGGCCGCGCGGGACGCACTGCGCCGGGAGTATGCTACCGGCTGTGGAGCCGGGAGGAGCATGCCCGTCTGCAGGATGACAGCGTCCCGGAAATCATGGAGACCGACCTGGCGCAGCTCGCTCTGGAGCTGGCGCTGTGGGGCGCGCCTGCCCCGGAGGCGCTGCTCTGGCTGGACGCCCCGCCCGCTGCGCCCTATGCGCAGGGCACGGCGCTGCTGCGCCAGCTCGGCGCGCTGGACGCCGGCGGCGCCATTACGCCGCACGGCCGCAGCATGGCCGCGCTGGGCGCGCACCCGCGCGTTGCGCATATGCTGCTGCGCGCGGCAGAGCTTGGAGCAGCGCCGCTCGCCTGCCGGCTGGCGGCGCTGCTCCAGGAGCGGGACCTTTTGCAGGGTCCCGCCGCCCTGGACAG
This genomic interval carries:
- the ftsY gene encoding signal recognition particle-docking protein FtsY — its product is MSFFRKLKESISGKTESVTKQFRDGLEKTRKGFVEKVSDLISRRKKIDEEFYEELEEILIGADVGVNTVMTLVEELRAEVRQKRIEDASELQPILSRKLMELLRGDDDNSLRENPDGITVILFVGVNGVGKTTTIGKLAHRYKQEGKKVLLAAGDTFRAGAIEQLEVWGQRAGVDVIKQQAGSDPAAVMFDAVQAAKQRNVDVLICDTAGRLQNKSNLMEELNKIFRVIQREIPSAPHEVLMVLDATTGQNALTQAKLFGEKSGVTGLVLTKLDGTAKGGIVVAIRQEMNLPVKLVGLGEKMEDLQPFDSTQFVHALFAGMISAEEDNEKQE
- a CDS encoding GIY-YIG nuclease family protein, which gives rise to MEKSKRKELAYNYAHSHRPMGVYRIVNTRNDKVFVGSSINLDGVWNKHKFMLDIGNHENKALQADWKEFGEQAFVFEILERIKPEEDFVAEVSELAKYRKLLPDLENKWLEQLSPYGERGYLKKK
- a CDS encoding transglutaminase family protein is translated as MKIQIDHTTTYSYPEPVTDSVNEIRLTPRTNYRQSCYHHEVEVFPPANLLTYEDFFGNRVHAYSVNKPHTEMVIRTKATVVTLDKAQGSDLPHIPLEEQVKLLNDEKFQNRYVEFILPTRYTEVTPELVEFASQHPFDAAEDMYKWTQKLSSTIYEQFTYDPEATSVNTTVKKALKLKRGVCQDYAHLMIAVCRSVGLPSRYVSGYHFVGDLQGGNADFEQASHAWVETHIPGTGWLGFDPTNNMEVNWRYIKLGHGRDYKDIVPVKGVYRGVGGTLTVKVDVRQLEK
- a CDS encoding circularly permuted type 2 ATP-grasp protein, whose translation is MSKLDPLPGLSPYPLQHFYDEMYADERSIRPHYKHVNRMFSGMSPEELQLKQKMMQRRMMEEGITFTLYNPAQDHPMERTIPFDMIPRIIPKGEWERLEAGIVQRITALNLFIHDIYHEQFIVKDGIVPRRMIISNCYFRPEMSGLRVPGGAYVTTSGIDLIRHHDGEYYVLEDNLRTPSGFSYLFKGRSLMNQLFPELSLASSIRDVDHSLNRFLSVLRSLSPSRTKDPVIALLTPGEYNSAYYEHAFLAQQMGIHLVEGRDLVAQDHKVYLKEMNGMRRVDVLYRRLDDDFLDPLAFQPNSLLGVAGLMNAYRAGNIAIANAPGTGVADDKAMYVYVPDMIRYYLNEEPILGNVPTYLLSRTMERQYVLDHLKEMVVKETSLSGGYGMLIGSEASKDELADFRLKILADPARYIAQPIMSLSRAPVLSGGRMTPRHIDLRAFVLMGADRKPHVIPGGLTRVAMKEGSLVVNSSQGGGVKDTWVMA
- a CDS encoding alpha-E domain-containing protein, encoding MLNRNAEALFWIGRYIERAENHARLIDVHYHIQQEEDFRAEGHKWSRLIDALGVRNEYQQQFDGFSEQDVLSFITLDLGNANSLFSCVHQARNNLRTLRQHLPSELWDIINSFNLWLGEQSVADILSGPHQFYQQVKERAAMFLGAEQSVMLRGNEWRFIGSGRFLERAENTTRILQAVTVSCKSKDINAIYTQLQAVLKSVSGYQAFRRYYADAMSPESILEFLIVNAYFPRSIRFSFHKLEEHLAKLRLDSSEKGSGHERVIRQAGKIKAELDYMEKEEMSGDLVEDVLQSLMGSCQKLGRTMEGAFFRREGVSA
- a CDS encoding DUF2087 domain-containing protein, with amino-acid sequence MTLADGNESISISEKFWNASISELKQGYRFEMREHSGFYTCLVCGEEFEKGLIYKEDSRYYEAGKYAALHVEQVHGGMFKWLLGLDKKLTGLTELQKGLLNAFRHSLSDGDAAKELGIGSTSTVRNHRFTLREKVKQAKLFLAVMELAEEKPGASSPFVSIPRSAVMVDERFAITEEENAEILSAYFKQGPEGPLSEFPKKQKRKAAILRQLIKRFETGRQYTEKEVNAILKEASSDYVTLRRYLIDYGLLDREPDGSTYWVKL
- the smc gene encoding chromosome segregation protein SMC — translated: MFLKRIELAGFKSFADKTEMEFVRGITAVVGPNGSGKSNISDGIRWVLGEQSAKSLRGGKMEDIIFAGSDARKAVNYGEVSLTLDNEDHALPLDFSEVTVTRRVHRSGESEYLINKQACRLKDITELFMDTGIGREAYSIIGQGRIEEILSTRSEDRRGIFEEASGIVKYKSRKRDAARKLDETEQNLLRIHDLISELEDQVGPLKEQSEKAIRYKELREQLKQLEISVYVHQIEGIHTAWKEGNDRLEVLRDEQLELSTIVSAHDAKLESGRAELRALEEEVEKLQEQLLRYSEANEKSEGYGELLKERRRNLESNREQLLATLGSVGERSEGRQRELAELEHKLQQTRLALEELRTQIADEESRLEGVAGGINQSKEEQLKSSLLELMNLMAQARNEIRYADQQKESLERRMSRSQEESGKWTTRLKELTSAQNGLKDKIAGLGKEISSLRNAYITESEQTSKRQKLLEETQSGLRKWEQKREAQVSRHETMKEMQDDFDGFMLGVKEVLKGARKGQLSGVHGAVAELISVPEKLEMAVETALGASLQHVVMDNEAVSRQAISFLKQRQLGRATFLPLDVIRARQIGGSDRSMVEGADGFVGIGSELVGFEDRYASIVGSLLGNVVIAESLEQANRIAAKCQYRYRVVTLEGDVVNAGGSMTGGSQHKKNNSLLSRKRQLDQLFSEIEESERQIAKLKQGISRLREEQENASRKLEELRHNGDEKRLEEQRVSGDLKQLEQELRHVQEQVDGAGAERSGFESEVRALEESRKQAAAELERLEKEEKEAHEAIRSAESARKANESAKEELQSKLTGMKVTEGKLDQEIFSLEEQVRRMRQDAGSQDKELRQSRSLLITIEKDLEENTKEAVKQKEDLNSYRLKKDETAAKLDLARADRAALTRKLELAEGETKDQRQALKSVDDKLRSTEVAVGRLDVELDNILRKLSDDYELSYELAKQRYAVPEDVPAAQMEVQRLKRSISSLGEVNLGAIEEYQRVHERFTFLSGQKDDLVEAKTTLYHVIREMEEEMSKRFKMTFDAIRREFGTVFTKLFGGGRADLMLLDPEHMLDTGIDIVAQPPGKKLQNLQLLSGGERALTAMALLFAILQVKPVPFCVLDEVEAALDEANVVRFAQYLREFSEQTQFIVVTHRKGTMEEADVLYGVTMEEGGVSKLVSVKLEDEEAEIA
- a CDS encoding DnaJ family domain-containing protein — its product is MSILSWLAEQRIQEAMRSGEFDKLPGHGKPLELEDLSGVPEELRMSFKIMKNAGLLPEEITLRKECVTLEKMLAVCHSSGTAADSDRRELKSRLTLKRLRLQELMRQRGFENSSAFSGYGDKIQAQLTREE
- a CDS encoding SDR family oxidoreductase, with product MSPNIMKKKRFLGKTAIITGAGSGIGRATAIQMAREGANVALFDLVNERTSVLEQKLNKLRKDCALAIDVDTSDEKRMEEAVRRTVEHFGGLDIVFANAGINGAVGPIEELSLSDWERTMSVNLTGTFLTLKYSIPHLKEKGKGSIIITSSINGNSRFASFGWSPYSTTKAGQVAFAKMAALELAKFKIRVNVICPGAISTNIDESTEFNEEVETIVIPIEFPEGAQPLADGPGKPENVADLVSFLASDDAIHITGAQIIIDGAESLLS